The Ornithinimicrobium faecis genome includes a window with the following:
- a CDS encoding YbjN domain-containing protein, whose amino-acid sequence MSAPADGVAGGLDRLRAALQETGVEFADGTREGELVVTLPGERKLKTVCSLVVGVNAVSVQAFVIRRPDENHEKFYTSLLRRNLRLPGMAYAIDGSGDVYLTGRLPLAAIDAASIDRLLGTVLTACDEPFNELLVIGFLTSMRTEWRWRLSRGESTANLEAFRHLLEGTEDVTGESEGHGTH is encoded by the coding sequence GTGAGTGCCCCCGCGGACGGGGTGGCCGGCGGACTGGACCGGCTGCGGGCGGCGTTGCAGGAGACCGGAGTTGAGTTTGCCGACGGCACCAGGGAGGGCGAGCTCGTCGTCACCCTGCCGGGGGAGCGCAAGCTCAAGACCGTCTGCTCGCTGGTCGTGGGCGTCAACGCAGTCTCGGTGCAGGCGTTCGTGATCCGGCGTCCTGATGAGAACCACGAGAAGTTCTACACCTCCCTGCTGCGTCGCAACCTGCGGCTGCCGGGCATGGCCTATGCCATCGACGGATCGGGCGACGTCTATCTGACCGGCCGGTTGCCGCTGGCCGCGATCGATGCCGCGAGCATCGACCGGCTCCTGGGCACCGTGCTGACTGCGTGCGACGAGCCATTCAACGAGCTCCTCGTGATCGGGTTCCTGACCTCGATGCGCACGGAGTGGCGCTGGCGCCTCTCGCGGGGGGAGTCGACCGCCAACCTTGAGGCCTTCCGTCACCTGCTCGAGGGAACCGAGGACGTGACGGGTGAGTCTGAGGGGCATGGAACTCACTGA
- the gpmI gene encoding 2,3-bisphosphoglycerate-independent phosphoglycerate mutase, whose protein sequence is MSTTTTPGVRPLVLVVMDGVGTGTGDAYDAVAAAATPQLDRLRDTGIHLEVAAHGTHVGLSSDSDMGNSEVGHNTMGAGRIIPQGAKRVDDAVRGGEIWEGAWQDAVAAATADGSALHLIGLLSDGNVHSSWDHLMLLLDHAKSDGVTRLRLHTLFDGRDVEDRTADRFAARLEEALVERTDGTDLDWQIASGGGRMVTTMDRYEANWGVVEAGWRAHVQGEARPFESVSKAITTLREETPGISDQLLEAFTVVDADGEAVGPVRDGDAVIIFNFRGDRAIELTRAFVEGDGFAGFDRGTVPDIFFAGMTLYDGDTNMPPVRLVQPPTITDTVSEVIARSGMHQLAASETQKYGHMTYFWNGNRSDPFDAETETYIDIPSDQIEFDKAPRMKAAETADYVIKALEEGGYTFLRSNLAGGDMVGHTGNFEATITAVEAVDEAVGRIATAVEAAGGCLVVTADHGNSEDMVERDKQGQPRTSQDGTPLWKTAHSTNPVPLYVVDYSGHRWEPAEGVEAPGLSNLAATLLVLLDLEVPQDYRPALIAPA, encoded by the coding sequence GTGAGCACCACGACCACCCCCGGCGTGCGGCCCCTGGTCCTGGTGGTCATGGACGGCGTCGGCACGGGCACCGGCGATGCCTATGACGCCGTCGCTGCTGCCGCCACACCGCAGTTGGATCGTCTGCGGGACACCGGCATCCACCTCGAGGTCGCTGCCCACGGCACTCATGTCGGCCTGTCCAGCGACAGTGACATGGGCAACTCCGAGGTCGGGCACAACACGATGGGCGCTGGGCGGATCATCCCGCAGGGCGCCAAGCGGGTCGACGACGCGGTCCGTGGCGGTGAGATCTGGGAGGGCGCCTGGCAGGACGCGGTGGCCGCCGCGACCGCCGACGGCTCGGCACTGCACCTGATCGGGTTGCTCAGCGACGGCAACGTGCACTCGTCGTGGGATCACCTCATGCTGCTGCTGGACCACGCCAAGAGCGACGGTGTGACCCGGCTGCGGCTGCACACGCTCTTTGATGGGCGAGATGTGGAGGACCGCACTGCCGACCGCTTCGCAGCACGCCTCGAGGAGGCCCTGGTGGAGCGCACCGACGGGACCGACCTGGACTGGCAGATCGCCTCGGGCGGTGGCCGCATGGTCACCACCATGGACCGCTACGAGGCCAACTGGGGCGTCGTCGAGGCCGGGTGGCGCGCCCACGTGCAGGGCGAGGCCCGCCCGTTCGAGTCAGTCAGCAAGGCCATCACCACACTCCGCGAGGAGACTCCCGGCATCAGCGACCAGCTGCTCGAGGCCTTCACGGTCGTCGACGCGGACGGTGAGGCGGTCGGCCCCGTTCGTGACGGCGACGCCGTCATCATCTTCAACTTCCGCGGGGACCGTGCGATCGAGCTGACCCGCGCCTTCGTCGAGGGCGACGGCTTCGCCGGCTTCGACCGCGGCACGGTCCCTGACATCTTCTTCGCTGGCATGACGCTCTATGACGGCGACACCAACATGCCGCCGGTCCGCCTGGTGCAGCCACCGACGATCACCGACACGGTCAGCGAGGTCATCGCCCGGTCCGGGATGCACCAGCTGGCCGCCTCGGAGACTCAGAAGTATGGCCACATGACCTATTTCTGGAACGGCAACCGGTCCGATCCGTTCGACGCGGAGACCGAGACCTACATCGACATCCCGTCCGACCAGATCGAGTTCGACAAGGCACCCCGCATGAAGGCCGCCGAGACGGCGGACTACGTCATCAAGGCGCTCGAGGAGGGTGGCTACACCTTCCTGCGCTCCAACCTGGCCGGCGGCGACATGGTGGGCCACACCGGCAACTTCGAGGCCACGATCACCGCCGTCGAGGCCGTCGATGAGGCCGTCGGACGCATCGCGACAGCGGTTGAGGCCGCTGGCGGTTGCCTGGTCGTCACGGCTGACCACGGCAACAGCGAGGACATGGTCGAGCGCGACAAGCAGGGGCAACCGCGCACGTCCCAGGACGGCACGCCACTGTGGAAGACCGCGCACTCCACCAATCCGGTCCCGCTCTATGTCGTCGACTACTCCGGCCACCGCTGGGAGCCGGCCGAGGGCGTGGAGGCACCCGGGCTGTCCAACCTGGCAGCGACCCTCCTGGTCCTGCTCGACCTGGAGGTCCCGCAGGACTACCGCCCGGCACTCATAGCGCCAGCCTGA